Proteins from a single region of Chloroflexota bacterium:
- a CDS encoding carbon-nitrogen family hydrolase, translated as MELQISLVQLAFEFGDVEENFDRASAQIAEAAASGSQLVLLPELWNSGFDLENRYKYATKLNEGSFARLSALARGHNMAIGCSFLEKDSECNCNPDEDDCGVFNTFVLFGPNGTLWADYRKTHLFRLLKEDQYLCAGDYLGYFQIPEWGTAIGLSICYDLRFPELFRVSAARGAKLMLVVAEWPEKRIEHWRSLLRARAIENQFFVAAVNKVGESQTVKLGGHSAVISPTGGILVEGGDSGALLTAKINLEEVDDARREIPVLEDRREDLYCQWE; from the coding sequence ATGGAACTTCAAATTTCACTTGTTCAACTAGCTTTTGAATTTGGTGATGTTGAAGAAAATTTTGACCGCGCTTCCGCGCAAATCGCCGAAGCTGCCGCGAGCGGTAGCCAATTGGTGTTATTACCCGAGTTGTGGAATAGCGGTTTTGATCTGGAAAATCGCTATAAATATGCTACTAAGCTGAATGAAGGGAGTTTTGCTCGCCTGAGCGCACTGGCACGTGGGCATAATATGGCGATTGGTTGTTCTTTTCTTGAAAAAGACAGTGAATGTAATTGCAATCCTGATGAAGATGATTGCGGCGTGTTTAACACCTTCGTTCTTTTTGGACCCAATGGAACGCTTTGGGCTGATTATCGAAAAACCCATCTTTTTCGATTGTTAAAGGAAGATCAATATCTTTGCGCTGGCGACTATTTGGGATATTTTCAAATTCCTGAATGGGGTACAGCTATTGGCTTGAGCATTTGTTATGATTTGCGTTTTCCGGAGTTGTTCCGTGTCTCTGCCGCGCGTGGCGCAAAACTTATGCTCGTGGTTGCTGAGTGGCCGGAGAAGCGGATAGAGCATTGGCGTAGCCTGTTGCGGGCGCGCGCAATTGAAAACCAATTTTTCGTTGCCGCGGTCAATAAGGTTGGGGAAAGTCAAACAGTGAAGTTAGGTGGTCATAGTGCTGTCATCAGCCCTACTGGTGGAATACTGGTTGAGGGTGGCGATAGTGGCGCGCTTTTGACAGCGAAAATTAATCTGGAAGAAGTAGATGACGCTCGTAGGGAAATACCTGTGCTTGAAGATCGGCGCGAGGATTTATATTGCCAGTGGGAATGA
- a CDS encoding RNA 3'-terminal phosphate cyclase, translated as MIQIDGSYGEGGGQILRSALTLSLLTGTPLHIENIRAGRSKPGLRPQHLAAVRAAAAISAAQVEEAKIGSMELDFHPGPINAGKYHFDIGTAGATSLVLQAIFLPLSFAPNRSVVTITGGTHVPWSPCFHYLDEHWLPFMQRMGFEATLTLERPGFNPQGGGVLRAQIEPVAEISPLSIMQRGKLKQIRGLSAVVGLPREIAKRQRLRVVACLGSKFPLNDIRIAEIKAPTKGTFIALVAEFEYGQACCCALGAPGKRAEAIADEVADAIETFMQTDGAVDRYLVDQLLLPMALARGKSMLRTERITQHLQTNAWVIEQFSAARIVIQGKLGEAGLVKVYPPGV; from the coding sequence ATGATACAAATTGATGGCTCCTACGGTGAGGGCGGCGGGCAGATTCTGCGCAGCGCGTTAACACTTTCGCTATTAACCGGCACCCCCTTACACATTGAAAATATCCGTGCCGGACGCTCAAAGCCGGGATTGCGTCCGCAACATCTGGCCGCGGTGCGGGCTGCCGCGGCGATCAGCGCGGCACAAGTTGAAGAGGCTAAAATCGGCTCGATGGAGTTGGATTTTCATCCTGGCCCCATCAACGCCGGGAAATATCACTTTGATATTGGTACCGCAGGGGCGACATCATTAGTATTGCAAGCGATATTCTTGCCCTTGAGTTTTGCACCTAACCGCTCTGTGGTCACGATCACCGGGGGGACGCACGTACCCTGGAGTCCTTGTTTTCACTATCTCGATGAACATTGGCTGCCCTTTATGCAGCGGATGGGGTTTGAAGCCACCCTGACATTGGAGCGGCCGGGCTTCAATCCGCAAGGCGGCGGGGTGCTGCGTGCGCAGATTGAACCGGTTGCTGAAATCAGCCCATTATCCATCATGCAGCGCGGTAAATTGAAACAAATTCGCGGTCTGTCGGCAGTGGTAGGGTTGCCGCGTGAAATTGCCAAACGCCAGCGTCTGCGCGTGGTGGCGTGTTTAGGGAGTAAATTCCCGTTGAATGATATTCGCATCGCTGAGATCAAAGCTCCCACCAAAGGCACGTTTATTGCGCTGGTGGCTGAATTTGAATATGGGCAGGCCTGTTGTTGTGCCCTGGGCGCACCGGGTAAGCGCGCCGAAGCCATTGCCGATGAAGTTGCCGATGCGATTGAAACCTTTATGCAAACTGATGGCGCTGTAGATCGCTATCTTGTCGATCAGCTTTTGTTGCCGATGGCGCTGGCGCGGGGTAAATCCATGCTGCGCACGGAGCGCATCACGCAGCATTTGCAGACCAATGCCTGGGTGATCGAGCAATTTTCCGCGGCGCGCATTGTAATTCAGGGAAAATTAGGGGAAGCAGGCCTGGTTAAAGTGTATCCGCCAGGGGTTTAG
- a CDS encoding CoA-binding protein, which yields MLKLFFEPSSVAVIGASRDTEKLGYAVLHNLVEGGYAEKGAVYPINPKADEILGLQAYPSVMDVPGPIDLAVIVIPYPYVPDALRVCGEKGIPAAIVISAGFREAGMEGLERERELIAIATEFGIRLIGPNCLGVIDTNTPLNASFSAGTPPSGPMAFMSQSGALGTAILDWAQAGRLGLAKFVSLGNKADVSEIDLLEAWADDPATKVILIYSEGLPNGEEFIRVAREVTLKKPVVAIKSGVTQSGSRAVSSHTGSLAGSEQAYQAAFRQAGVIRAESMEELFDIALALGYQPALLGDRIAIVTNAGGPGILATDALEHAGMSLARFELNTKLALEEFLPGAASAANPVDVLGDARADRYAFALEKVAADPNVDGLLVVLTPQAMTEIAETAKAIGELAQRLDKPVLTCFMGEAKIAAGIDILATYGVPNYPFPERAASAFKAMSRYRQIKTRPASEYAHFDVDRPATHQLFERVRSEKRLSIGDAEARDILLAYGLKAPDSRLAATPAEAIELAAEIGFPVVLKIASPDILHKTDVGGVKVGLRNAEEVRDAFELMTYRAERYLPEARLWGCQVQEMAPPGGVEVLVGMNRDPQFGPLVTFGLGGIYVEILKDVTFRVAPFTVRDAENMLGEIRAHALLDGVRGQPPVDKEAIKDALLRIGQLVTDFPEIIELDINPLIVYPKGQGAIAIDMRLVLKK from the coding sequence ATGCTGAAACTTTTTTTTGAACCGTCGTCTGTGGCGGTGATCGGCGCCTCGCGTGACACTGAGAAGCTGGGGTATGCGGTTTTGCATAATCTGGTGGAGGGTGGCTACGCCGAGAAAGGCGCCGTGTATCCAATAAATCCGAAGGCCGATGAAATTTTGGGCCTTCAGGCATACCCCTCGGTGATGGATGTGCCCGGCCCAATTGATTTGGCCGTGATCGTGATTCCATATCCCTATGTGCCGGATGCGTTGCGGGTGTGCGGCGAGAAGGGCATCCCGGCCGCGATTGTGATTAGCGCCGGTTTCCGCGAAGCCGGTATGGAAGGCCTGGAGCGCGAGCGTGAATTGATTGCGATTGCGACCGAATTTGGCATCCGATTGATTGGGCCGAACTGTCTGGGCGTGATTGATACAAACACACCGCTGAATGCATCCTTTTCAGCGGGAACGCCACCCAGCGGCCCGATGGCTTTTATGTCGCAGTCGGGCGCATTGGGGACGGCGATTCTCGATTGGGCGCAGGCCGGACGGCTGGGATTGGCGAAATTTGTCAGCCTGGGGAATAAGGCCGATGTCAGCGAAATTGATTTACTGGAAGCTTGGGCCGATGACCCTGCCACGAAGGTAATATTGATCTACAGCGAAGGGCTGCCCAACGGCGAAGAATTTATCCGTGTGGCGCGTGAAGTGACGCTAAAGAAGCCCGTCGTGGCGATTAAATCGGGTGTTACACAATCGGGTTCGCGTGCCGTCTCTTCGCATACTGGCTCGCTCGCCGGTTCCGAGCAGGCTTATCAGGCTGCCTTTCGCCAGGCTGGGGTGATCCGGGCCGAATCGATGGAAGAACTCTTCGATATTGCGCTGGCGTTAGGCTATCAACCTGCATTACTGGGCGACCGTATTGCAATTGTCACCAATGCTGGCGGCCCTGGTATTTTGGCAACCGATGCTCTTGAGCACGCGGGCATGTCTCTGGCGCGCTTCGAGTTGAACACCAAACTGGCGCTGGAAGAATTCTTGCCTGGCGCGGCCAGCGCTGCTAATCCCGTGGACGTTTTGGGTGATGCGCGTGCCGACCGCTATGCCTTTGCTCTTGAAAAAGTGGCGGCTGACCCCAATGTGGATGGCCTGCTGGTCGTATTAACTCCCCAGGCGATGACCGAAATTGCCGAAACCGCCAAAGCGATTGGCGAGTTGGCGCAACGCTTGGACAAGCCTGTGCTGACCTGTTTTATGGGTGAAGCTAAAATCGCCGCCGGAATTGACATCCTCGCCACATACGGCGTTCCCAATTATCCATTTCCGGAGCGGGCAGCGAGCGCCTTTAAGGCTATGTCGCGCTACCGCCAGATCAAAACTCGCCCGGCTTCAGAATATGCCCATTTCGATGTCGATCGCCCGGCCACACATCAGCTCTTTGAGCGCGTGCGTAGTGAAAAACGCCTGTCGATTGGCGATGCTGAAGCGCGCGATATTCTGTTGGCCTACGGGCTGAAAGCCCCCGATTCCCGGCTGGCAGCCACCCCGGCTGAAGCCATTGAACTGGCGGCTGAAATCGGCTTCCCGGTGGTGCTCAAAATTGCCTCCCCCGACATTCTCCACAAAACCGATGTTGGCGGTGTAAAAGTTGGCTTGCGCAACGCCGAAGAAGTGCGCGATGCCTTCGAGTTGATGACTTATCGTGCCGAACGCTATTTGCCTGAAGCGCGCCTGTGGGGCTGTCAGGTGCAAGAGATGGCCCCCCCCGGCGGCGTTGAAGTGCTGGTGGGTATGAACCGAGATCCGCAGTTCGGACCGCTGGTTACGTTTGGTCTGGGCGGAATCTACGTGGAAATCCTCAAAGACGTCACTTTCCGGGTTGCGCCTTTCACCGTGCGGGATGCCGAAAATATGCTCGGCGAAATCCGTGCCCACGCTTTGCTCGATGGTGTGCGCGGCCAGCCGCCGGTGGATAAAGAAGCCATCAAAGACGCCTTGTTGCGAATCGGTCAACTTGTGACTGATTTTCCTGAAATTATCGAGCTCGATATTAACCCCCTCATTGTTTACCCCAAAGGGCAGGGGGCTATCGCCATTGATATGCGTTTGGTGTTGAAAAAGTAA
- a CDS encoding phosphotransacetylase family protein: MKTLYITSVERYSGKTAMCLALGKRLLQDGYQVGYLKPLSLQPWRVGNEITDEDAAFVKQALGLAVAPADLSPVVVTSKLLRDYVSDATPEDLMPKVRAAAVKAGEGQDVLLLEGGGSLREGYVMGLPTPQVAAELGSQVLVLVKYRDDVRLMDDALTARFRLGDSLSGIIINRVPQAAAEFVEEIARPYFEKHNIPVLGVLPEVSALASLTVSELLEVLDAQVLTETQSTDAVIEHLTVGAMTAEAALSRFRKQRNKAVITGGDRTDIQLAALETSTTCLVLTGNLRPSPLIIKQADQMGVPVLLVPGNTMETVEAIDKIFGKTRLGQTAKLEQFQALLNSHVDLKRIYAGLGL; the protein is encoded by the coding sequence ATGAAAACATTATATATAACATCTGTTGAACGTTATTCTGGCAAAACTGCCATGTGCCTGGCGTTGGGTAAGCGATTACTGCAAGATGGTTATCAGGTTGGATATTTAAAACCGCTGAGTTTGCAACCCTGGCGAGTGGGTAATGAAATTACCGATGAAGATGCAGCCTTCGTTAAACAAGCTCTGGGGTTGGCCGTTGCCCCCGCAGATTTGTCGCCTGTGGTGGTGACATCCAAATTGCTGCGCGATTATGTTTCCGATGCAACCCCAGAAGACCTGATGCCCAAAGTTCGTGCCGCGGCCGTCAAGGCTGGCGAAGGACAGGATGTCCTGTTACTCGAAGGTGGGGGCAGTCTGCGAGAGGGCTATGTGATGGGTTTGCCTACTCCACAAGTGGCCGCCGAATTAGGCAGTCAGGTTCTGGTGCTGGTCAAATACCGCGACGATGTGCGCCTGATGGATGACGCACTCACGGCGCGCTTCCGCCTGGGCGATTCGCTCAGCGGTATTATCATTAACCGTGTTCCTCAGGCTGCTGCCGAATTCGTTGAAGAAATTGCCCGACCCTACTTTGAGAAGCATAATATCCCCGTTTTGGGCGTACTCCCCGAAGTCAGCGCGCTGGCCTCATTGACGGTATCCGAATTGCTCGAAGTACTCGATGCGCAAGTGCTCACTGAAACCCAAAGCACCGATGCGGTCATCGAACATCTAACCGTGGGCGCCATGACCGCCGAAGCCGCGCTGAGCCGCTTCCGCAAGCAGCGCAACAAGGCCGTCATCACTGGCGGCGACCGTACCGATATTCAACTGGCCGCCCTGGAAACATCCACAACCTGTTTGGTGCTGACCGGCAACCTGCGCCCCAGTCCATTAATCATCAAACAAGCCGATCAAATGGGCGTGCCCGTGCTACTCGTCCCGGGCAATACCATGGAAACAGTTGAAGCGATTGACAAAATCTTTGGCAAAACCCGTCTGGGCCAAACCGCCAAGTTGGAGCAGTTCCAGGCTTTGTTGAATTCGCATGTAGATTTGAAACGAATCTATGCAGGCTTGGGCTTGTAA